The DNA region CTCCTACTGCAGCTTCCACGACAATAAAAGAACTGCCCGATTGTCCTGCAATCTGTTGATCGATATATGCATAAATGGCCTTCATATCCATTTGTTCAGCTTCCTCGTCTGATTCAGTCGGATTAATCTTAGACAATAGTGTTGTCATGATTTCACTTGTTTTCTGGTCTACATAAGATTTTGTAACCAGTGGGTCATTGACCGTACCCGGTTCTGTAGATCCAGCCTCCATACTAATACCAATAATCCAATTGACCATAATAATGGTACATAATATTCCTATAATGACACTTATTTTCTTCTTCATCTCAAACCACCTCAATGTTTATTCTTCTGTGTTCCCTAGAACTATGATGATCTGATGTGTCTGATCCATCAATTCAGGTTGAATGACCATTTCAGAATCCTTAAATTGAGCCTTTAATTCCTCATAGGCCTCAGGTATGGGCACATAGATTTTTGTTTTTTCTACTGGTTTGTTTTCGTAGTCTATGGCTTCAATAGGATCATAACCCTGTTCTTTAAGTTTATCTCTTGTTTTACCTGCCAGTCCCATAATATTAGTGCCATTTTGTACGGATATGGTCAGACTTTTTATATCTATAATTTCTTCTGGCGACACATCGATAACCGCTTCTTCAATATTTTCAGAAGCTAAAAATGGTTCATTGATAATTTTATCCAAAAGTTCTTTCGTCGCATCATAGTCATAAATATAATAAGAACCACCTTTGTCATCAGGGTCTCTTGGTAACATATGCATAACAAAATTTTCCGGTTTGATTCGATCGAGGAAGATTAGATAATCCACCGCATTTTCAAAATTCGTGTCTACTTTGACCAACACTGCTCCGACAACATTTACCATATTTAATCTATTTTTTGTATTAAGCAATTGCTCAACAAAAGCCTTCATAAATAGCTGTTGCATCTCTACTCGGCCTACATCGCCACTGGCATATCCCGATCTGAACCGGACCAATTGTTCGGCCTGAGCACCATTTATATATTGTTCACCTTTTTTTAGATTAATATTTAAGTCTTGTAATGGATCACTATATTTCATATCCACAGGTATATTAATTTTGATTTCACCAATCGTATCTACAATATATCTAAATACATCCAGTTTTACATTCACATAGTAATCAATGGGTATGCCTAAGTTACTTTCTAAAACTTCTACTGAGGCTTCGTTTCGATCTTCAGTAACATAGGCTGGTATGGCATTAATTTTTACGACTTGATTCACATCACTTCTTCGCTCTTTGATTGTACTGTACATATCATCAGGTATTTTCACCTTTGTATCTCGTGGTACCGATAGGATATCTACCTTACCACTTTCATGGTGAAAAAAAACAACCATCGTTACATCGGTCCTATAACTGTCTTCATCCACACCAAAAACAGCAAATGTGGTCAACTTCTTGTCACCGAAAATATCTTCTCCATCCGGGTCTGCAGCATTTGCTGCGCCATACTCTGTCAAGTTGTATTTAGATAGATCCAACATACCGCCGATACTATTACCCATCACCACAATATAGATAACTGTACCTATACCAACAACTGCCATGAGAAGTGCAAAGGTTGATAAAAATATTTGTATGAATTTATTGACCAATTGTTTTTTTTGCTTTTTTTTTGACACCATGAAGCCTCCTATATACATTCGTTATGAATAAATTAATCTGTTGATGCATTTTCATTATTTATGAGCGAATCTACAGCCTCTCTCGCTTCTTCAAGCTCAAAGTACTGCATCCAGCGTTCATCTACCAACTCTCCATATGAGGGGATGGTTATCATATTTTCAGGTGATAATACATGTTCCAACTCCAAATTGAAAAAAAATTCAGCATATTTCAACATAACAACCATTCCGAAATCCGTATCAATGTACTTATAGCCTTTTGAGACCAGCTTACTGATCTGATTAAAATCTCTGCTTCCCAACACCTGATCCACCATGGCCGCAATGAATGCTTGTTGTACTTGAATTCTTTGTAAATCACCCATTTTGTATTTACGGTATCTGACCAATTGCTCTGCTTTATCACCATCCAGATGTTGCAGACCTGGTTGAAGATCTATATGTAAATCCTGAACTGGATCCATATAATACATTCTTTGAGGTACATCAAATTCAACACCACCAACCGCATCCACGACTTCACGTAAGCCTGAAGTGTCTATGGTCATTATATAATCAATCTCTAATCCTGTTATACCTTCAGCTATTAGTCGTACGTCTTCAAGGGCTCTCTCATCCCATCCAATTAGAGAATAAATGTTATTGATCTTAGCATGAGCAATCCTATTATTAGGATTGTTCTCTTTTATGGTCTTGAAGGGCTCTTCATCAAAGTAAATCTCCAAATCTCTAGGGATGGAAATAAGTTGTACCTTATTCTCTTTAGGATCAATGTGACCAACCATAAGAACATCTGTCAAACCGCCAGACGTGTCAAAACCAATAAAGAGGCCATTAATCGTCTCCGGTATGGCTTTTGCTGCCTCTTCTGCTTCTCGTTGTGCATCCTGCAGTTCTTGATCTCTTAATTTTTGTGCATCTAACTCAATTCTTATTTGTTCCTGTGCAGCTCTTTCTTCGCCATTCATTTCTATAACAGCAATAAAGGACATAGCTATAATACCCAAAGTTATGCCCAACAATAAGCCCATATGATTCGTAAATTTATCCATTCATGGTACCCTCCATATTCACTTCCTATATAATAACATATTTTTCACAAAATGAAAGCTTTGTAACACTTATTTAAAGGTTCAACATACCCTTACCCAATAGATGTATTATTTTCTTTGTATTCATCCCAAGTTTCTTGTATAGTATAGTTAACTAATCGCTTAAAGAAAGAAGGCATAGAATATGACAAAAAAACCTGTAGCACTTGTCACCGGAGCCTCACGTGGCATTGGCGAAGCCATAGCCTTAACCCTGGCTGAACATGGTTATGACTTGGTTATAACTTCCCAAAAAAGCCAAGTTGACTTAGAAAATGTTGCACGGAAAATAGAGAATAAAGGTGCACGTTGTCTGTGGATGACTTCTGATGTTGCCTCCTATGAAGATACTAAAAAACTTTTTGATAACATCGCTGATTTTACTGACCATTTGGATTTATTGATTAATAATGCTGCCTTTTCTTATATAGGCCTATTAACAGATATGTCCGAGAAAACGTGGCACCGACTTCTTAACATTAACCTAACGGGCTTGTTTCACACCAGCAAATTTGCCATACCTATGATGGTTGCCAGAAAAAAAGGGGTGATCCTAAATATTTCTTCCATTTGGGGTGATATGGGCGCTTCCTGTGAAGTGGCCTATTCTGCTTCAAAAGGTGGGGTCAATAGCTTCACAAAAGCATTGGCTAAGGAATTGGCACCTTCAAACATACGCGTAAATGCTGTGGCCTGTGGCGTTATTGATACGCAAATGAATGCATGGCTATCCGCTGCTGACAAAGATACGCTCATCTCTGATATAGGCCTTGGACGAATGGGAACCCCCCAAGATGTTGCCAATACCGTTTTATTTCTTGCTTCAGATCATTCTGAGTATATCACTGGACAAATCATAACCGTAGATGGGGGCATATAATCCGAATATATAAGGCATACAAAAGCCAGACGAAAGATATTCGACTGGCTTTTCTTTATTATTCTTACTGATTTATTTAAACTGTTGCAACCATAACTGCTTTTATTGTATGCATTCTATTTTCTGCCTCGTCAAAGATAATTTGAGCATGTTTTTCAAAAATATCTTCTGTGATTTCATAGCCTTTTACAGCCGGTAAGCAGTGCATCACAATTGTCTCAGGTTTATGTGTCATTTCTAATAAGTCTTGGTTGACCTGATAAGGTTTTAGAAGTTTGAGCCTTTCTTCTGCCTGCGCCTCTTCGCCCATGGATACCCAGACATCTGTATAAATCACGTCTGCCGCTTCTACCTGAGCTACATCTTCTGTACATACAATTTCAGCGCCTGATTCTAGAGCGTATTCTTGGCACACCTGAATTAAATCCGGTTGGGGCCATAAACTTTTAGGGGCAATCACTTTAAAATTAACACCCATCTTTGTCATACCAATCATAAGGCTATTACCCATATTATTTCGTCCATCACCTACATAGACAAAATTCAAGCCTTTTAGATACCCAAATTGTTCTTTAATGGTTAGTAGGTCTGCTAGAATCTGTGTTGGATGGTAATCATCCGTTAAACCATTCCATACAGGTACGCCACTGTATTTTGCCAATTTTTCCACAACGTCTTGCTTAAAGCCTCGAAATTGGATACCATCAAATAGTCTACCAAGTACCCGTGCTGTGTCTTCAACGGATTCTTTATGCCCAAGTTGAATATCATTTTTCCCAAGATATTCAGGATGGCCACCTTCATCGACACACCCTACTGTAAAAGCACATCTTGTTCTTGTTGAGGGTTTCTCAAAGATCAAGGCTATATTCTTACCTTCGAGTAACGTCCCTTTAATACCCATGCGTTTCTTTTGTTTTAAGTCCTTGGATAAGTCGAGTAAATATTCAATTTCTGCTTTTGAAAAATCCTTCAATGTCAAAAGACTTCTACCTTTTAAATTCACTGCCACATCATCACCTCTGTATTTTTATTCATAAAAACTTATATTTATAATATATCAATTCTTGTTTTCTGTCAAGCGTTATCCTTGTGACTGAAGCTAAAGGATTCTTCTATGATTTCTGCACTTACAGGTCTAAAAATCTCTCTTTCAACTTCTGTTACATATTCGTTTTCACTTTTTAATGCTTCATCTTCAAAATACTCTTGAGAGTTTATTACCATTTTACCTCGGCGATCTATCCGATTATATCTACACTCTCTGTCTTTGATTTTACCTTTTACCACATCCATCAACTGCACTTCCAGCATGTTTTTTACTCTGGCTTTGATATGCTCATCTTCAATAGGGAAAAACAATTCGACACGACGATCAAGATTTCTTGGCATGAGATCCGCGCTTGAGAGATAGATTTCTTCATTCTCATCATTTGCAAAATAGTAGACGCGACTATGTTCTAAATATTTACCAATGATACTTCGAACCGTAATGTTATGACTGATACCCTCAATGCCGGGAATTAAAGAACACACACCTCTGACGATCAGTTCAATCTCCACACCGGCCATCGAAGCTTTATAGAATTCTTCTATCATTTCTTGATCGCATAGTGAATTCATTTTTGCAATGATTTTTCCCTTTTTACCTTGAAGGACGTGTTGAATTTCTCGGTGTATCAACGCAACAAATTTTTCTCTAAGTCCTGTCGGTGCCATCGCGATTTTTAATAACTTTGGTGTATCTGA from Petrocella atlantisensis includes:
- a CDS encoding LCP family protein, yielding MVSKKKQKKQLVNKFIQIFLSTFALLMAVVGIGTVIYIVVMGNSIGGMLDLSKYNLTEYGAANAADPDGEDIFGDKKLTTFAVFGVDEDSYRTDVTMVVFFHHESGKVDILSVPRDTKVKIPDDMYSTIKERRSDVNQVVKINAIPAYVTEDRNEASVEVLESNLGIPIDYYVNVKLDVFRYIVDTIGEIKINIPVDMKYSDPLQDLNINLKKGEQYINGAQAEQLVRFRSGYASGDVGRVEMQQLFMKAFVEQLLNTKNRLNMVNVVGAVLVKVDTNFENAVDYLIFLDRIKPENFVMHMLPRDPDDKGGSYYIYDYDATKELLDKIINEPFLASENIEEAVIDVSPEEIIDIKSLTISVQNGTNIMGLAGKTRDKLKEQGYDPIEAIDYENKPVEKTKIYVPIPEAYEELKAQFKDSEMVIQPELMDQTHQIIIVLGNTEE
- a CDS encoding LCP family protein — its product is MDKFTNHMGLLLGITLGIIAMSFIAVIEMNGEERAAQEQIRIELDAQKLRDQELQDAQREAEEAAKAIPETINGLFIGFDTSGGLTDVLMVGHIDPKENKVQLISIPRDLEIYFDEEPFKTIKENNPNNRIAHAKINNIYSLIGWDERALEDVRLIAEGITGLEIDYIMTIDTSGLREVVDAVGGVEFDVPQRMYYMDPVQDLHIDLQPGLQHLDGDKAEQLVRYRKYKMGDLQRIQVQQAFIAAMVDQVLGSRDFNQISKLVSKGYKYIDTDFGMVVMLKYAEFFFNLELEHVLSPENMITIPSYGELVDERWMQYFELEEAREAVDSLINNENASTD
- the ymfI gene encoding elongation factor P 5-aminopentanone reductase: MTKKPVALVTGASRGIGEAIALTLAEHGYDLVITSQKSQVDLENVARKIENKGARCLWMTSDVASYEDTKKLFDNIADFTDHLDLLINNAAFSYIGLLTDMSEKTWHRLLNINLTGLFHTSKFAIPMMVARKKGVILNISSIWGDMGASCEVAYSASKGGVNSFTKALAKELAPSNIRVNAVACGVIDTQMNAWLSAADKDTLISDIGLGRMGTPQDVANTVLFLASDHSEYITGQIITVDGGI
- the argF gene encoding ornithine carbamoyltransferase: MNLKGRSLLTLKDFSKAEIEYLLDLSKDLKQKKRMGIKGTLLEGKNIALIFEKPSTRTRCAFTVGCVDEGGHPEYLGKNDIQLGHKESVEDTARVLGRLFDGIQFRGFKQDVVEKLAKYSGVPVWNGLTDDYHPTQILADLLTIKEQFGYLKGLNFVYVGDGRNNMGNSLMIGMTKMGVNFKVIAPKSLWPQPDLIQVCQEYALESGAEIVCTEDVAQVEAADVIYTDVWVSMGEEAQAEERLKLLKPYQVNQDLLEMTHKPETIVMHCLPAVKGYEITEDIFEKHAQIIFDEAENRMHTIKAVMVATV